The genomic stretch GGGAGGAGCGACGATGGGGCTCGGGAACGGACTGCGCCTGACGTGGGTCGGACACGCGACATGGATGATGGAGACGCCCGGCGGCAAGCGCGTGCTGATCGATCCGTGGGTGACCGGCAACCCCGTCGTCACCGACGAGCTGCGCGATCCGGGGCCCCACGACGTCATGCTCCTGACCCACGGCCACAACGACCACACCGGCGACGTGCTCGACCTGGCCGGACGTCACAAGCCGCAGGCGGTGCTCGCCATGGTCGAGCTCGGCGGCTACCTCGAGAGCCGGGGGGTCGAGAACGTGGTCGGCTTCAACAAGGGCGGCACGGCCGAGGCCGCGGGTCTCCGCTTCACGATGGTCAACGCGCACCACTCCTCCAGCTTCGCCGAGCAGGACGGCTCCATCGTTTACACCGGCGAGCCGGCCGGCTACGTCGTCACCCTGGAGGACGGACGGCGGGTCTACGTCGCCGGCGACACGTGCATCTTCGGCGACATGGCACTGATCGGCCGTCTCTACCGCCCCGACGTCGCGATCCTGCCGATCGGCGACTTCTTCACCATGGGCCCCTTCGAGGCAGCCGAGGCGATCCGCCTGCTCGGCGTCAGGAAGGTCGTGCCCACGCACTACGGCACGTTTCCCGCTCTCAGCGGCACGCCGGACGCGCTGCGCAGCGCGGCGTCCGACGTCGAGGGCCTCGAGGTGCTCGACGTCCCGCCCGGCGGTACGGTCGAGTGACCTTCTCGCTCGCGGCCTGCGACCTCGATGCACGCCAGTGGGGCGTCGCGGTGGCATCCAAGTTCCCGTCGGTGGGAGCGGTC from Gaiellales bacterium encodes the following:
- a CDS encoding metal-dependent hydrolase — encoded protein: MGLGNGLRLTWVGHATWMMETPGGKRVLIDPWVTGNPVVTDELRDPGPHDVMLLTHGHNDHTGDVLDLAGRHKPQAVLAMVELGGYLESRGVENVVGFNKGGTAEAAGLRFTMVNAHHSSSFAEQDGSIVYTGEPAGYVVTLEDGRRVYVAGDTCIFGDMALIGRLYRPDVAILPIGDFFTMGPFEAAEAIRLLGVRKVVPTHYGTFPALSGTPDALRSAASDVEGLEVLDVPPGGTVE